The following coding sequences are from one Primulina eburnea isolate SZY01 chromosome 15, ASM2296580v1, whole genome shotgun sequence window:
- the LOC140814624 gene encoding phylloplanin-like, with amino-acid sequence MALKALVLINILVVGCVVPMVQGQLLGLLGLLRIQGILYCTANGNIGVNGTTTPVFPNALVQLQCGGNLVSTATTNRSGIFSILLDPLNFVLSTLISGCKLVVNTPLASCNANLPSIGSLQSTLQFIGNALFGLLNVGNIIPSGFQFNANLN; translated from the exons ATGGCCTTAAAAGCCCTTGTTTTGATTAACATTTTGGTTGTTGGTTGTGTTGTGCCAATGGTTCAAGGACAACTACTTGGACTACTTGGTTTGCTTAGGATCCAAGGAATTTTGTACTGCACTGCTAATGGCAATATAGGAGTTAATGGCACAACCACACCTGTTTTCCCCA ATGCTTTGGTGCAATTGCAATGTGGTGGAAATTTGGTTTCCACAGCTACGACGAATCGCTCTGGGATATTCTCTATACTGTTAGACCCGCTGAACTTTGTCCTTTCCACCCTTATTTCTGGCTGCAAGCTCGTCGTTAACACACCATTGGCATCGTGCAATGCGAATTTACCATCCATTGGATCGTTGCAATCAACCTTACAGTTCATTGGCAATGCGCTTTTCGGGCTGTTGAATGTAGGAAATATCATCCCTTCTGGTTTTCAGTTCAACGCTAATTTGAACTAA